One Amaranthus tricolor cultivar Red isolate AtriRed21 chromosome 1, ASM2621246v1, whole genome shotgun sequence DNA window includes the following coding sequences:
- the LOC130828658 gene encoding BURP domain protein USPL1-like gives MNTQFKPSIFFLLFIFQCMIHGNFCRKIAGEAEHIIETSYDNDHLCVNHHTHDDDEHVNDGCQNNMIPHHIDHGHSSSSQMDLSWNIFFHINDLKLGKKIPLYFPIKNSSITPHMISKQEAEQIPFSSSQLPEILKFFSFPQNSPQAKAIKHTLIHCEIPPLKGETKFCATSLESMLDNLALIFGLGTNFKVLTTTHLKNMIPNLQNYTILEDPKEIITNKVIACHPVPYPYSVYYCHGQVSDNRLFMISLKGEKDDFRFEAIAICHMDTSQWDPHHVSFHMLRIEPGTSPVCHVFPQDNLVWVSTPSSSN, from the exons ATGAACACTCAATTCAAACCTTCCATCTTCTTTCTCCTCTTCATTTTCCAA TGCATGATCCATGGAAACTTCTGCAGAAAAATAGCTGGAGAAGCTGAACACATCATTGAAACATCATATGATAATGATCATTTGTGTGTGAACCATCATAcccatgatgatgatgaacatgTAAATGATGGATGTCAAAACAATATGATCCCTCATCATATTGATCATGGCCATTCATCATCATCTCAAATGGACCTATCATGGAACATCTTCTTTCACATTAATGACCttaaattaggtaaaaaaaTCCCTTTATATTTTCCCATAAAAAATTCATCAATTACGCCGCATAtgatctcaaaacaagaagccgaACAAATCCCATTTTCATCATCCCAACTTCCCGAAATCCTTAAATTTTTCTCATTTCCTCAAAATTCACCCCAAGCTAAAGCCATAAAACACACCCTTATACATTGTGAAATTCCTCCTTTAAAAGGTGAAACCAAATTTTGTGCTACTTCTTTAGAATCTATGCTTGATAATTTAGCCTTAATCTTTGGATTAGGCactaattttaaggttttaacaACTACCCATTTGAAAAATATGAtccctaatttacaaaattataCCATTTTGGAAGATCCTAAAGAGATTATAACCAATAAAGTGATTGCTTGTCATCCTGTGCCTTACCCTTATTCAGTGTACTATTGTCATGGGCAAGTAAGTGATAATAGATTGTTTATGATCTCACTTAAGGGTGAAAAGGATGACTTCAGATTTGAAGCTATTGCAATTTGTCACATGGATACATCTCAGTGGGACCCACATCATGTATCGTTTCATATGCTGAGAATCGAACCTGGAACCTCTCCTGTGTGCCATGTATTTCCTCAAGATAATCTAGTATGGGTTTCAACTCCAAGTTCTTCTAATTAG
- the LOC130828689 gene encoding uncharacterized protein LOC130828689 isoform X1: MKFPPHSFFLFFMIIFLMQFSNEIYARKGPEEYWKEIMKDQPLPEALNGIIEPKRLNPSEKTSFWSHFKRDFDVTSNVIIYHPHQQNNHLSPSI, from the exons ATGAAGTTTCCTCCTCattccttcttcctcttcttcatgaTCATATTTCTAATG CAGTTTAGCAATGAAATATATGCAAGAAAAGGTCCTGAAGAATATTGGAAGGAGATCATGAAAGACCAACCATTACCAGAAGCTTTAAATGGTATAATTGAACCAAAAAGGTTAAACCCATCTGAGAAAACATCATTTTGGAGTCATTTTAAAAGAGATTTTGATGTGACTTCTAATGTCATAATCTACCATCCTCATCAACAAAACAACCATCTTTCTCCTTCAATTTGA
- the LOC130828689 gene encoding organ-specific protein P4-like isoform X2, with protein sequence MKFPPHSFFLFFMIIFLMFSNEIYARKGPEEYWKEIMKDQPLPEALNGIIEPKRLNPSEKTSFWSHFKRDFDVTSNVIIYHPHQQNNHLSPSI encoded by the exons ATGAAGTTTCCTCCTCattccttcttcctcttcttcatgaTCATATTTCTAATG TTTAGCAATGAAATATATGCAAGAAAAGGTCCTGAAGAATATTGGAAGGAGATCATGAAAGACCAACCATTACCAGAAGCTTTAAATGGTATAATTGAACCAAAAAGGTTAAACCCATCTGAGAAAACATCATTTTGGAGTCATTTTAAAAGAGATTTTGATGTGACTTCTAATGTCATAATCTACCATCCTCATCAACAAAACAACCATCTTTCTCCTTCAATTTGA
- the LOC130828702 gene encoding uncharacterized protein LOC130828702: MNKALLLLDMEGYIRILFTILFSVMLLASQIDGRKDLKAYWDSMMDGQDMPQAIKNYINEKSYEGHQKGDYHSYTINPKQSPSRGAISKEFNNEFDPKPNRLKYSTYTVNGEQSPSIGAIRKDFNNEFDAKPNRLKYGTYTINGEQSPSIGAIRKDFNNEFDPKPNRLKYGTYTINGEQSLFINAISKELNKDFDPKPNRLKYGTYTMKGEQSPSIGAIRKDFNDEFDPKPNRLKYGTYTMNGEQSPSIGAVRKDFNNEFDPKPNRLKYGTYTINGEQSPFIDAISKELNKDFDPKPNRLKYGTYTMNGEQSPSIGAIRKDFNNEFDPKPNRLKYGTYTINGEQSLFIDAISKELNKDFDPKPNRLKYGTYTMNGEQSPSIGAIRKDFNNEFDPKPNRLKYGTYTINGEQSLFIDAISKELNKDFDPKPNRLKYSTYTMNGEQSPSIGAIRKDFNNEFDPKPNRLKYGTYTMNGEQSPSIGAIRKDFNNEFDPKPNRLKYGTYTFNGEQSPSVGAIRKDFNNEFDSKPSPFLYDSYAMNGEQSPSIAAI; this comes from the coding sequence cTTGCAAGCCAAATTGATGGAAGAAAAGACCTTAAAGCGTATTGGGATAGCATGATGGACGGACAGGACATGCCTCAagctattaaaaattatattaacgaGAAGTCTTATGAAGGCCATCAGAAGGGAGACTACCATAGTTACACAATTAATCCAAAGCAATCTCCCTCACGTGGTGCAATTAGTAAAGAATTCAACAACGAGTTTGATCCAAAGCCTAACAGGTTGAAGTACAGTACTTATACTGTGAATGGAGAGCAGTCTCCATCCATTGGTGCAATTAGGAAAGATTTCAACAAcgagtttgatgcaaaaccTAACAGGCTGAAGTACGGTACTTATACTATCAATGGAGAGCAGTCTCCGTCCATTGGTGCAATCAGGAAAGATTTCAACAACGAATTTGATCCAAAACCTAATAGGTTGAAGTACGGTACTTATACTATCAATGGAGAGCAATCTTTGTTCATTAATGCAATCAGTAAAGAGCTCAACAAGGACTTTGATCCAAAGCCTAACAGGCTGAAGTACGGTACTTATACTATGAAAGGAGAGCAGTCTCCATCCATTGGTGCAATCAGGAAAGATTTCAACGACGAGTTTGATCCAAAACCTAACAGACTGAAGTACGGTACTTATACTATGAATGGAGAGCAATCTCCGTCCATTGGTGCAGTCAGAAAAGATTTCAACAACGAGTTTGATCCAAAACCTAACAGGTTGAAGTACGGTACTTATACTATCAATGGAGAGCAATCTCCGTTCATTGATGCAATCAGTAAAGAGCTCAACAAGGACTTTGATCCAAAGCCTAACAGGCTGAAGTACGGTACTTATACTATGAATGGAGAGCAGTCTCCGTCCATTGGCGCAATCAGGAAAGATTTCAACAACGAGTTTGATCCAAAACCTAACAGGTTGAAGTATGGTACTTATACTATCAATGGAGAGCAATCTCTGTTCATTGATGCAATCAGTAAAGAGCTCAACAAGGACTTTGATCCAAAGCCTAACAGGCTGAAGTACGGTACTTATACTATGAATGGAGAGCAGTCTCCGTCCATTGGCGCAATCAGGAAAGATTTCAACAACGAGTTTGATCCAAAACCTAACAGGTTGAAGTATGGTACTTATACTATCAATGGAGAGCAATCTCTGTTCATTGATGCAATCAGTAAAGAGCTCAACAAGGACTTTGATCCAAAGCCTAATAGGCTGAAGTACAGTACTTATACTATGAACGGAGAGCAGTCTCCGTCCATTGGTGCAATTAGGAAAGATTTCAACAACGAGTTTGATCCAAAACCTAACAGACTGAAGTACGGTACTTATACTATGAATGGAGAGCAATCTCCGTCCATTGGTGCAATCAGGAAAGATTTCAACAACGAGTTTGATCCAAAACCTAACAGGTTGAAGTACGGTACTTATACTTTCAATGGAGAGCAATCTCCGTCCGTTGGTGCAATCAGGAAAGATTTCAACAACGAGTTTGATTCAAAACCTAGCCCGTTTCTGTACGATTCTTATGCTATGAATGGAGAGCAGTCTCCGTCCATTGCTGCAATCTAG